In one Solanum dulcamara chromosome 1, daSolDulc1.2, whole genome shotgun sequence genomic region, the following are encoded:
- the LOC129894227 gene encoding uncharacterized protein LOC129894227 encodes MKRKYADTTRVKRQQLQVLRKEFEVLHMKEGESVDEYFTRTLTVVNKMRIYGGKLDDVDVIEKILRCMSSKFAYVVCTIEESKDIDTMSIDELQISLLIHEQRMTPPPGEEQALKVSTQFDSLNGNIFSRGHDRGRG; translated from the coding sequence ATGAAAAGAAAGTATGCCGATACAACAAGAGTGAAACGGCAACAACTTCAAGTCCTTCGCAAAGAATTTGAAGTTCTACACATGAAAGAAGGGGAGTCAGTAGATGAGTACTTCACTAGAACATTGACCGTTGTTAACAAGATGCGTATTTATGGTGGTAAATTGGATGATGTCGATGTTATCGAAAAGATTTTACGGTGTATGTCTTCCAAATTTGCATATGTAGTTTGCACTATTGAGGAGTCAAAAGATATTGATACAATGTCAATTGATGAACTACAGATCTCATTATTAATACATGAGCAGAGAATGACACCTCCTCCTGGAGAAGAACAAGCTTTGAAAGTATCAACTCAATTTGATTCTTTAAATGGGAATATTTTTAGCAGAGGTCATGATCGAGGTCGTGGCTGA